A genomic region of Arachis stenosperma cultivar V10309 chromosome 9, arast.V10309.gnm1.PFL2, whole genome shotgun sequence contains the following coding sequences:
- the LOC130951963 gene encoding protein ROOT HAIR DEFECTIVE 3 homolog 1-like isoform X2 produces MSGWGEWSLGDELYSAGSPEPRFAAGALAYPCYPTQLIDGDGKFHVADAENFVKEMELDKCGQSYAVVSIMGPQSSGKSTLLNYLFDTDFKEMNADDGRSQTTKGIWIARCAGIEPCTLVLDLEGTDGMEHGEEDDTSFESQSALFALAVSDIVLINMWCHDIGRHNAANRPLLKTIFQVKMKLFTPRKITLLFVIRDKTRTPFERLKELLLTDIEKIWESFTKSKPDSHNEAALSEFFSVEVVALSSYEHKEEQFKSEVAGLRQQICHSIVQDELARDLYGVVHASDFAYSSQEIWEKIKADKDLHLPSHKVMVATVRCEKIAREKYENLAAKEEWHQSEEDMNHRTTPEFVNRLSLQIDTCLSEYDAETTYYNEGPRSTYRNQLKEKLLQLFEPALVSALEHIGSTILNEFKHTFQTSLNQGEDFYAAASSCIESCLSNFDKACPDVVIEMSNKHKIGVRKKLQCDIVSVLTSSCKEKLKEALSGSIEKELSDGDIIDPWRSIREVLRNEMESTVSQLITPLTQLGMDGCTRKKMIESLEDYARGVVEEKVRNEAKNVLMRMKMCFERRFEMHRQINRLCIGKDDIPTAAKSARRCV; encoded by the exons ATGA GTGGATGGGGGGAATGGTCACTGGGGGATGAACTCTACTCTGCAGGGTCACCAGAACCCCGTTTTGCTGCTGGAGCATTGGCTTATCCATGTTATCCAACTCAGCTTATTGATGGAGATGGCAAATTCCATGTTGCTGATGCTGAAAACTTTGTTAAGGAGATGGAATTAGATAAATGTGGTCAATCGTATGCTGTAGTTTCTATCATGGGTCCCCAAAGTAGCG GGAAGAGCACACTCTTAAATTATTTGTTTGATACCGATTTCAAAGAAATGAATGCTGATGATGGAAG GTCTCAAACAACCAAAGGAATCTGGATTGCTAGGTGTGCAGGCATTGAGCCTTGCACACTTGTGTTGGATTTGGAGGGAACTGATGGAATGGAGCATGGAGAAGAg GATGATACTTCATTCGAAAGTCAGAGTGCTCTTTTTGCTCTAGCGGTCTCAGATATAGTTCTTATAAACAT GTGGTGCCATGACATTGGCCGCCACAATGCAGCGAATAGGCCACTTTTGAAAACTATCTTTCAG GTCAAGATGAAATTGTTTACTCCACGCAAAATAACATTGCTTTTTGTCATTCGCGATAAAACAAGG ACACCATTTGAACGCTTAAAAGAGCTTTTGCTAACAGATATTGAGAAG ATATGGGAAAGTTTTACTAAATCTAAACCAGACTCCCACAACGAGGCTGCACTAAGCGAATTTTTCAGT GTTGAGGTCGTTGCTCTTTCTAGTTATGAACATAAAGAAGAGCAATTTAAGTCGGAG GTTGCGGGATTGAGGCAACAAATCTGCCATTCAATAGTTCAGGATGAGCTTGCTCGGGACTTATATGGAGTAGTTCATGCATCAGACTTTGCTTACAGTTCTCAGGAAATCTGGGAAAAGATTAAGGCAGACAAGGACCTCCACCTTCCTTCTCATAAG GTTATGGTTGCTACTGTTCGATGTGAAAAAATTGCCAGGGAGAAATATGAGAATTTAGCTGCAAAGGAG GAATGGCATCAATCGGAAGAGGATATGAATCACAGAACCACTCCTGAATTTGTGAATAGGCTCAGTTTACAAATTGATACTTGTTTGTCAGA GTATGATGCTGAAACCACTTACTATAATGAAGGTCCAAGATCTACATACCGAAATCAACTTAAAGAAAAATTGTTGCAG CTTTTTGAACCAGCATTGGTATCTGCATTGGAGCATATAGGATCTACAATTTTGAACGAGTTCAAGCACACATTTCAAACATCATTGAATCAAGGGGAGGATTTTTATGCAGCTGCTAGTAGTTGCATTGAGTCTTGTTTGTCTAACTTCGACAAAGCCTGTCCAG ATGTTGTCATTGAAATGTCAAATAAGCACAAAATTGGAGTAAGGAAGAAATTGCAGTGTGATATTGTCTCAGTACTTACTTCATCGTGTAAG GAAAAACTAAAAGAAGCTTTGTCTGGATCCATTGAAAAAGAACTCTCGGATGGAGATATTATAGATCCTTGGCGATCAATAAGGGAAGTTCTCAGGAATGAGATGGAATCAACTGTTTCCCAATTAATTACACCACTTACTCAACTTGGTATGGATGGATGCACAAGGAAGAAAATGATTGAGAGTTTAGAGGATTATGCAAGGGGTGTTGTAGAAGAAAAGGTTAGGAATGAAGCTAAGAATGTCCTGATGCGAATGAAGATGTGTTTTGAAAGAAGGTTTGAGATGCATAGGCAGATTAACCGTCTTTGCATAGGCAAAGATGACATTCCAACCGCTGCGAAGTCTGCTCGCCGTTGTGTATGA
- the LOC130951963 gene encoding protein ROOT HAIR DEFECTIVE 3 homolog 1-like isoform X1 yields MSGWGEWSLGDELYSAGSPEPRFAAGALAYPCYPTQLIDGDGKFHVADAENFVKEMELDKCGQSYAVVSIMGPQSSGKSTLLNYLFDTDFKEMNADDGRSQTTKGIWIARCAGIEPCTLVLDLEGTDGMEHGEEDDTSFESQSALFALAVSDIVLINMWCHDIGRHNAANRPLLKTIFQVKMKLFTPRKITLLFVIRDKTRTPFERLKELLLTDIEKIWESFTKSKPDSHNEAALSEFFSVEVVALSSYEHKEEQFKSEVAGLRQQICHSIVQDELARDLYGVVHASDFAYSSQEIWEKIKADKDLHLPSHKVMVATVRCEKIAREKYENLAAKEEWHQSEEDMNHRTTPEFVNRLSLQIDTCLSEYDAETTYYNEGPRSTYRNQLKEKLLQLFEPALVSALEHIGSTILNEFKHTFQTSLNQGEDFYAAASSCIESCLSNFDKACPDVVIEMSNKHKIGVRKKLQCDIVSVLTSSCKEKLKEALSGSIEKELSDGDIIDPWRSIREVLRNEMESTVSQLITPLTQLGMDGCTRKKMIESLEDYARGVVEEKVRNEAKNVLMRMKMCFERRFEMHRQINRLCIGKDDIPTAAKSARRCPLILLSTLAAIRLDDDDTDDIKEKLEAELLNSSSTATKESSSAKFDPLWLADDSWEQIPSCRKLIGPRSCKKVWDQFMQETEIIISKAVEQGGSTWSLFFKPFHGDSKWSTFCSVASVCLSFAGGAAMNKLGSEALLSLLAAVLAKRAK; encoded by the exons ATGA GTGGATGGGGGGAATGGTCACTGGGGGATGAACTCTACTCTGCAGGGTCACCAGAACCCCGTTTTGCTGCTGGAGCATTGGCTTATCCATGTTATCCAACTCAGCTTATTGATGGAGATGGCAAATTCCATGTTGCTGATGCTGAAAACTTTGTTAAGGAGATGGAATTAGATAAATGTGGTCAATCGTATGCTGTAGTTTCTATCATGGGTCCCCAAAGTAGCG GGAAGAGCACACTCTTAAATTATTTGTTTGATACCGATTTCAAAGAAATGAATGCTGATGATGGAAG GTCTCAAACAACCAAAGGAATCTGGATTGCTAGGTGTGCAGGCATTGAGCCTTGCACACTTGTGTTGGATTTGGAGGGAACTGATGGAATGGAGCATGGAGAAGAg GATGATACTTCATTCGAAAGTCAGAGTGCTCTTTTTGCTCTAGCGGTCTCAGATATAGTTCTTATAAACAT GTGGTGCCATGACATTGGCCGCCACAATGCAGCGAATAGGCCACTTTTGAAAACTATCTTTCAG GTCAAGATGAAATTGTTTACTCCACGCAAAATAACATTGCTTTTTGTCATTCGCGATAAAACAAGG ACACCATTTGAACGCTTAAAAGAGCTTTTGCTAACAGATATTGAGAAG ATATGGGAAAGTTTTACTAAATCTAAACCAGACTCCCACAACGAGGCTGCACTAAGCGAATTTTTCAGT GTTGAGGTCGTTGCTCTTTCTAGTTATGAACATAAAGAAGAGCAATTTAAGTCGGAG GTTGCGGGATTGAGGCAACAAATCTGCCATTCAATAGTTCAGGATGAGCTTGCTCGGGACTTATATGGAGTAGTTCATGCATCAGACTTTGCTTACAGTTCTCAGGAAATCTGGGAAAAGATTAAGGCAGACAAGGACCTCCACCTTCCTTCTCATAAG GTTATGGTTGCTACTGTTCGATGTGAAAAAATTGCCAGGGAGAAATATGAGAATTTAGCTGCAAAGGAG GAATGGCATCAATCGGAAGAGGATATGAATCACAGAACCACTCCTGAATTTGTGAATAGGCTCAGTTTACAAATTGATACTTGTTTGTCAGA GTATGATGCTGAAACCACTTACTATAATGAAGGTCCAAGATCTACATACCGAAATCAACTTAAAGAAAAATTGTTGCAG CTTTTTGAACCAGCATTGGTATCTGCATTGGAGCATATAGGATCTACAATTTTGAACGAGTTCAAGCACACATTTCAAACATCATTGAATCAAGGGGAGGATTTTTATGCAGCTGCTAGTAGTTGCATTGAGTCTTGTTTGTCTAACTTCGACAAAGCCTGTCCAG ATGTTGTCATTGAAATGTCAAATAAGCACAAAATTGGAGTAAGGAAGAAATTGCAGTGTGATATTGTCTCAGTACTTACTTCATCGTGTAAG GAAAAACTAAAAGAAGCTTTGTCTGGATCCATTGAAAAAGAACTCTCGGATGGAGATATTATAGATCCTTGGCGATCAATAAGGGAAGTTCTCAGGAATGAGATGGAATCAACTGTTTCCCAATTAATTACACCACTTACTCAACTTGGTATGGATGGATGCACAAGGAAGAAAATGATTGAGAGTTTAGAGGATTATGCAAGGGGTGTTGTAGAAGAAAAGGTTAGGAATGAAGCTAAGAATGTCCTGATGCGAATGAAGATGTGTTTTGAAAGAAGGTTTGAGATGCATAGGCAGATTAACCGTCTTTGCATAGGCAAAGATGACATTCCAACCGCTGCGAAGTCTGCTCGCCGTTGT CCTTTGATATTGCTATCTACTCTGGCTGCAATTCGTTTGGATGATGATGATACCGATGACATTAAGGAAAAATTAGAAGCTGAATTATTGAATTCATCAAGCACTGCTACCAAAGAAAGCAGCAGCGCAAAGTTTGATCCACTGTGGCTAGCTGATGACAGTTGGGAACAG ATTCCATCCTGTCGAAAATTGATTGGACCTCGTTCATGCAAAAAGGTGTGGGATCAATTCATGCAAGAAACGGAGATCATTATCTCGAAAGCAGTTGAACAG GGTGGCTCCACATggtcattattttttaaacctTTTCATGGTGACTCAAAATGGTCCACATTTTGTAGCGTTGCCTCGGTATGTTTGTCCTTTGCCGGAGGTGCTGCGATGAATAAATTGGGTAGTGAGGCATTACTCTCGTTGTTGGCGGCAGTGCTTGCGAAAAGGGCCAAGTGA
- the LOC130951964 gene encoding protein ROOT HAIR DEFECTIVE 3 homolog 1-like, protein MNMSGWGALWPVHDFAPDPCYLTQLIEGHDDKLFKVAEAENFVKEIELDKCGQSYAVVSIIGPQSSGKSTLLNKLFDTDFKEMNAKEGRSQTTKGVWIARCAGIKPCTLVLDLEGTDGKEQGDKDDTLFERQSALFALVVSDIFLINMWCHDIGRNNAANRPLLKTIFRARMKLFTPRKITLLFVIRDITKTPFELLKRLLLTDMEEIWKDFTTSNPDSQNEAALSNFFSVEMVALSSYEREEEKFKEEVAELREKICDIARDSSGVVPALDFTYSCQKIWEKIKADEDLDVPSHKIMVATVRCEQIARKKYENLAAKKEWHQWKEDTNRSTTLEFVKWLSSQLDTCLSEYDAETTYYDEGPRSTYRNQLKENLLLRFEPALVCVLEHIGSTILEEFKHTFQKGLLNQGEYFYARASNCIEYCLSKFDQACPVADAVIETTNKHKIGARRKLQSDIVSVVTSSCEKKLKEVLSGSIEKELSGEVIKDLSWKSIRELLKNEVESTGSRLFTALTGLGIDADTREKMTERLEDYAKGVVEEKVRGEAKSVLMRMMKCFASRFMNRLYTGKDDIPTAAKSARRYSLELLSILAAIRLNEDDIDDIKEKLEAELFVSSSSSVKYDPLLIGPDIWEQIPSCRTLIGPRSCKTVWDQFMQETEIIISKALKQVRPLKLCRIFKVVGKVASAGLCLTAMLAALLGT, encoded by the exons ATGAATATGA gtgGATGGGGGGCATTATGGCCAGTACACGATTTCGCTCCCGACCCATGTTATCTAACTCAGCTTATTGAAGGTCATGATGACAAATTATTCAAAGTTGCTGAGGCTGAAAACTTCGTGAAGGAGATAGAATTAGATAAATGTGGTCAATCGTATGCTGTGGTTTCTATCATAGGTCCCCAAAGTAGCG GGAAGAGCACACTCTTGAATAAGTTGTTTGATACCGATTTCAAAGAGATGAACGCTAAAGAGGGAAG GTCTCAAACAACCAAAGGAGTCTGGATTGCTCGGTGTGCAGGCATTAAGCCTTGCACACTTGTGTTGGATTTGGAGGGAACTGATGGAAAAGAGCAGGGAGATAAg GATGATACTTTATTTGAAAGACAGAGTGCTCTATTTGCTCTAGTGGTCTCAGATATATTTCTTATAAACAT GTGGTGCCATGACATTGGCCGCAACAATGCAGCGAATAGGCCACTTTTAAAAACTATCTTTCGG GCCAGGATGAAATTATTTACTCCACGCAAAATAACATTGCTTTTTGTCATTCGCGATATAACAAAG ACACCATTTGAATTGTTAAAAAGGCTCTTGCTAACAGATATGGAGGAG ATATGGAAAGATTTTACTACATCTAATCCAGACTCCCAAAATGAAGCCGCACTAAGCAATTTTTTCAGT GTTGAGATGGTTGCTCTTTCTAGTTATGAACGTGAGGAAGAGAAATTTAAGGAGGAG GTTGCGGAATTGCGAGAAAAAATCTGCGATATTGCTCGGGACTCCAGTGGAGTAGTTCCTGCGTTAGACTTTACTTACAGTTGTCAGAAAATCTGGGAAAAGATTAAGGCAGACGAGGACCTCGACGTTCCATCTCATAAG ATTATGGTTGCTACTGTCCGATGTGAACAAATTGCCAGGAAGAAGTACGAGAATTTAGCTGCAAAAAAG GAATGGCATCAATGGAAAGAGGATACGAATCGTAGCACCACTCTTGAATTTGTGAAATGGCTCAGTTCACAACTTGATACTTGTTTGTCAGA gTATGATGCTGAAACCACTTATTATGATGAAGGTCCAAGATCTACATACCGAAATCAACTTAAAGAAAATTTGTTGCTG CGTTTTGAACCAGCACTGGTATGTGTATTGGAGCATATAGGATCTACAATTTTGGAGGAGTTCAAGCACACATTTCAAAAGGGATTATTGAATCAAGGGGAGTATTTTTATGCACGTGCTAGTAATTGCATTGAGTATTGTTTGTCTAAATTTGACCAAGCCTGTCCAG TTGCAGATGCTGTGATTGAAACGACAAATAAGCACAAAATTGGAGCAAGGAGGAAATTGCAGTCTGATATTGTCTCAGTGGTTACTTCATCTTGTGAG AAAAAACTAAAAGAAGTCTTGTCTGGATCCATTGAAAAAGAACTCTCTGGTGAAGTTATTAAAGATCTTTCTTGGAAATCAATACGGGAACTTCTCAAGAATGAGGTGGAATCAACTGGTTCCCGGTTATTTACTGCACTTACTGGGCTTGGTATAGATGCAGACACAAGGGAGAAAATGACTGAGAGGTTAGAGGATTATGCAAAGGGTGTTGTAGAAGAAAAGGTTAGGGGTGAAGCTAAAAGTGTTCTGATGCGAATGATGAAGTGTTTCGCAAGCAGGTTTATGAACCGTCTTTACACAGGCAAAGATGACATTCCAACTGCCGCGAAGTCTGCTCGCCGTTAT TCTTTGGAATTGCTATCTATTTTGGCTGCAATTCGTTTGAATGAAGATGATATTGATGACATTAAGGAAAAATTAGAAGCTGAATTATTCGTATCATCAAGCAGCAGCGTGAAGTATGATCCACTGCTCATAGGTCCTGACATTTGGGAACAG ATTCCATCCTGTCGGACACTGATTGGACCTCGCTCATGCAAAACGGTGTGGGATCAATTCATGCAAGAAACTGAGATCATTATCTCGAAGGCACTTAAACAG GTCAGGCCCTTAAAATTGTGCAGAATTTTTAAAGTTGTTGGCAAAGTTGCCTCTGCCGGTTTATGTTTGACCGCAATGTTGGCGGCGTTGTTGGGTACGTGA
- the LOC130948939 gene encoding protein FAR1-RELATED SEQUENCE 5-like, which yields MAEGAEEFVQQTNSPNEIVASQSISENIENYTSSDEVINQVIGDEEVDPEVGMCFGTLEDARAYYYRYAARTGFVVKIRTTGWETINDQRVVVNQALHCNRDGYRTSRVKAPQRRKTVASTNCKARCYLALDKMTGQWRISRVEVSHSHPLNPKLSGIFSANRQLSMHVKDLIQQNDQAGIRPSKTYQALANAVGGPANLTFTEKDVRNYISRHLRISGDETDPKELLKHFSRMKELNPNFFFEIDVDENHSIRNVFWANARCRAAWEYFGDVVTFDTTYKTNRCQPPWDVYASWVRIIAE from the exons ATGGCAGAAGGTGCTGAAGAATTTGTACAACAGACGAACTCACCCAATGAAATTGTTGCCAGTCAATCAATTTCTGAGAATATAGAAAACTACACTAGCTCTGATGAG GTCATAAACCAAGTCATTGGTGACGAGGAGGTAGATCCCGAGGTGGGAATGTGCTTCGGCACATTAGAAGATGCGCGTGCATATTATTACCGATATGCGGCTAGAACTGGATTTGTCGTCAAAATAAGAACCACCGGCTGGGAGACCATAAACGATCAGAGGGTGGTTGTTAATCAAGCTTTGCATTGTAACAGAGATGGATACCGCACATCCCGTGTAAAGGCACCCCAGAGAAGGAAAACAGTGGCCTCAACAAACTGCAAAGCCCGTTGCTATTTGGCATTAGATAAAATGACAGGGCAGTGGAGAATTTCTCGAGTAGAGGTATCTCACTCACACCCGCTTAATCCGAAGCTATCTGGAATATTCTCAGCAAACCGTCAGCTAAGTATGCATGTGAAGGACCTGATACAGCAAAATGACCAAGCTGGCATTAGACCGAGTAAGACGTACCAGGCACTAGCCAATGCAGTCGGTGGCCCTGCCAACCTCACCTTTACAGAGAAGGATGTTAGAAATTACATTAGTCGTCACTTACGCATTTCCGGGGATGAGACGGATCCAAAAGAGTTACTTAAGCACTTCTCACGGATGAAGGAGCTCAATCcaaactttttctttgaaatagACGTGGATGAAAACCATAGCattagaaatgtgttttgggcCAATGCTCGGTGTAGAGCTGCATGGGAATATTTTGGTGATGTCGTGACGTTTGACACTACTTACAAGACTAATAG GTGTCAACCACCATGGGATGTCTACGCTTCTTGGGTGCGCATTATTGCGGAATGA
- the LOC130947792 gene encoding protein FAR1-RELATED SEQUENCE 1-like codes for MKRIVFESKSKDSFERDWHDFIEEYDLHNSRWLNDMFADRHMWVPVFFKDEFWAGMRSTQRSESMHSVFDKYLNSKSSLLQFVRQYQNCVIDKEQKELECDAADLRGIIPCVSSSPIEKQFQREYTNSMFRDVQDQFIKKADCDISLINHHGTSIVCEVDQQKMVFDMSVYSRYQVVYCSQSSDVQCDCFMFQSNGILCCHSLAVLLHFRVTSVSSQYILSRWSKNVSRRHTYIRSSIDMDRSDESMTIFRQLCSDFYNIAQNFVATPEVAAILRGAMDSAREKLREHKEFEHQAAHVPSAIYSHTHDECPVSMDELHGPRRVPTRGRPTSTRLGADLEKSIKKRARKNKNTHNHNKGPNGNAQPSPTNVATSYKDTRPACSEMTDNLAMHSGSFISLLNSFHNAEQL; via the exons ATGAAGAGGATTGTGTTTGAATCCAAATCTAAGGACTCATTTGAGAGAGATTGGCACGATTTCATTGAAGAGTATGACCTCCACAATTCTAGGTGGCTAAATG ATATGTTTGCTGACCGACACATGTGGGTGCCAGTAtttttcaaggatgaattctgGGCTGGCATGAGGAGCACACAGCGTAGTGAGAGTATGCATTCAGTTTTTGATAAGTACTTAAACAGTAAGAGCTCTTTGTTGCAATTTGTTCGCCAATACCAAAACTGTGTTATAGACAAGGAGCAAAAGGAGCTTGAGTGTGACGCTGCTGATTTAAGGGGTATTATCCCTTGTGTTTCCAGCTCACCAATAGAGAAGCAGTTCCAGAGAGAATATACAAACTCCATGTTTCGAGACGTTCAGGATCAATTTATAAAAAAGGCCGATTGTGACATCTCCTTAATCAACCATCATGGCACAAGTATAGTTTGTGAAGTTGACCAACAAAAGATGGTGTTTGATATGTCAGTGTACAGCAGATACCAAGTCGTGTATTGCTCGCAATCATCAGATGTTCAATGTGATTGCTTTATGTTCCAATCGAATGGTATTCTATGCTGCCACAGTCTTGCTGTTCTTCTACATTTTCGTGTGACATCAGTGTCCTCACAATACATTCTATCCCGATGGAGTAAGAATGTTAGTCGGAGACACACATACATCAGGAGTAGCATTGACATGGACCGTTCTGATGAAAGCATGACAATTTTTAGGCAATTGTGTTCTGATTTTTACAACATCGCTCAGAATTTTGTGGCTACTCCAGAGGTTGCTGCTATATTGCGTGGTGCCATGGACAGTGCTCGGGAGAAGCTCAGAGAACACAAGGAATTCGAGCATCAAGCTGCACATGTACCAAGTGCGATTTACTCACATACGCATGATGAGTGTCCTGTTAGCATGGATGAGCTACATGGCCCACGTCGTGTTCCTACGCGAGGTCGTCCAACTTCCACCAGACTTGGGGCAGATCTGGAAAAATCTATTAAGAAGAGGGCACGCAAAAACAAGAACACTCACAATCACAACAAG GGACCTAATGGTAATGCACAACCATCTCCTACAAATGTGGCAACTTCCTACAAAGATACGCGACCGGCTTGTTCAGAAATGACAGACAATTTGGCTATGCACTCTGGCTCCTTCATATCACTATTGAATTCATTCCATAACGCTGAACAATTGT GA